One region of Desulfobacteraceae bacterium genomic DNA includes:
- a CDS encoding TM2 domain-containing protein: MPEDTHRKTIGYILWLFGFTGSHRFYYGKPISGTLYFFTLGLLFIGWIVDLFLIPGMDRRADLRFQEGPIDYTLAWILLTFLGIFGVHRMYMGKWLSGLLYLLTGGLFLIGYVYDYWTLNDQITVLNSRR; encoded by the coding sequence ATGCCCGAAGATACCCACCGCAAGACCATCGGCTATATCCTCTGGCTTTTCGGTTTTACCGGTTCCCACCGGTTTTACTACGGCAAACCCATATCGGGCACGCTCTACTTCTTCACCCTGGGGCTGCTCTTCATCGGCTGGATCGTGGACCTGTTTCTGATCCCCGGCATGGATCGCCGGGCGGACCTGCGCTTCCAGGAGGGGCCCATCGACTACACCCTGGCCTGGATTCTGCTCACCTTTCTGGGCATTTTCGGCGTTCACCGCATGTACATGGGCAAGTGGCTCAGCGGCCTGCTCTACCTGTTGACCGGGGGCCTATTTCTGATCGGCTACGTCTACGACTACTGGACCCTGAACGACCAGATCACGGTTCTCAACAGCCGCCGATGA
- a CDS encoding OmpA family protein produces the protein MPGEKTLRWICVLALGSLLSACAAAGPATRPMVDNPKELVAAFEGEVAGARNRQVNILAPGWFEKADRALADARRGFEAQAAVSKIADSVARGREYLSKAEEMAAVSRTALADLLPSREAARKAGAARLAAYEDTEADFLRLTRAIEQNNLGYAIKNKERVKAAYHDLEIAAIKGDALGEARELLSQLDAIAGRKHAPQTTALAFEKYDQADRFISQNPYASEKMNLMARDALFHANRALQITRQALAVKEMNPEEVALWVEELLQRTTRQLSAPDMRAQSFQVQQENIISSIQALEENRDYLSAKTESLKNEVDELSARVINLEGRSREEQEAMARLEAEKRLDQKFNEIQTFFRKDEAEVYRQGDYLMIRLRGIKFPVGRAVIMPVNYELLRKVQQAIRNFDDPDVVVAGHTDSTGSTAVNEQLSLERAEAVREYLIANNIVPPNRVAAVGYGSERPLLSNETAAGRAANRRIDVAIAPRAKEAQP, from the coding sequence ATGCCGGGAGAAAAAACGTTGCGATGGATCTGCGTTCTGGCGCTCGGAAGCCTGCTGAGCGCCTGTGCCGCCGCCGGCCCGGCCACCCGGCCAATGGTGGACAACCCCAAAGAGCTGGTGGCGGCCTTCGAAGGTGAGGTTGCCGGCGCCCGCAACCGTCAGGTCAACATTTTGGCACCTGGCTGGTTTGAAAAAGCCGACCGAGCGCTGGCGGATGCACGCCGGGGTTTCGAAGCGCAGGCGGCGGTTTCCAAGATCGCCGATTCCGTCGCCCGCGGTCGGGAGTATCTCAGCAAGGCCGAGGAGATGGCCGCCGTGTCCCGGACGGCGCTGGCCGATCTGTTGCCCAGCCGCGAAGCTGCCCGCAAGGCCGGTGCCGCCCGGCTGGCGGCCTACGAGGACACCGAAGCGGATTTCCTGCGCTTGACGCGCGCCATCGAGCAGAACAACCTCGGGTATGCCATCAAAAACAAAGAGCGGGTCAAGGCGGCCTACCACGACCTGGAAATTGCGGCCATCAAGGGGGATGCCCTGGGGGAAGCGCGCGAGCTTCTATCTCAGCTGGACGCCATTGCGGGGCGCAAACACGCCCCGCAAACCACCGCCCTGGCCTTCGAGAAATACGATCAGGCCGATCGCTTCATCTCACAGAACCCCTATGCCAGCGAAAAGATGAACCTGATGGCCCGGGACGCCCTTTTTCATGCCAACCGGGCGCTCCAGATCACCCGCCAGGCCCTGGCGGTCAAGGAGATGAACCCCGAAGAGGTGGCCCTCTGGGTCGAGGAGCTGCTGCAGCGCACCACCCGCCAGCTGTCGGCGCCCGACATGCGTGCCCAGAGCTTCCAGGTCCAACAGGAGAACATCATCAGCTCCATCCAGGCGCTTGAAGAGAACCGCGACTATCTCAGCGCCAAAACCGAGTCCCTTAAAAACGAGGTGGATGAGCTCAGTGCCCGGGTGATCAATCTCGAGGGTCGCAGCCGGGAGGAGCAGGAGGCCATGGCGCGGCTGGAGGCCGAGAAACGCTTAGATCAGAAATTCAACGAGATCCAGACCTTTTTCCGCAAGGATGAGGCCGAAGTTTACCGCCAGGGCGACTACCTCATGATTCGGCTGCGGGGAATCAAGTTTCCGGTCGGCCGGGCGGTGATCATGCCGGTAAACTATGAACTGCTGCGCAAGGTGCAGCAGGCCATCCGCAATTTCGACGACCCCGACGTGGTGGTTGCCGGCCACACCGACAGCACCGGCTCCACGGCCGTCAATGAGCAGCTTTCCCTGGAACGGGCCGAGGCGGTCCGGGAATACCTGATCGCCAACAATATCGTGCCGCCCAACAGGGTGGCGGCCGTCGGCTACGGGTCCGAGCGCCCCTTGCTGTCCAACGAAACGGCCGCGGGGCGTGCGGCCAACCGCCGGATCGACGTCGCCATCGCCCCTCGGGCGAAGGAAGCCCAGCCTTGA